The proteins below are encoded in one region of Synergistaceae bacterium:
- a CDS encoding ferrous iron transporter B, which translates to MDEAASDTKRLLLVGNPNVGKSALFTRITGVHAVSSNYPGTTVGFLEGWYRRGDEVWRVIDVPGSYTLSPTNEAEEVAQRMVDEGADAVILVLDATALERNLFLAFQTMERRLPVVVALNMVDEARHKGIEIDVEELEMLLGVPVQPTVAVTGEGISQLLDRLPEASPGGLAVEGSGERVVPGKDDRWNAIGEIIERVQRVSHRHHTLLDRLEDASVDSFWGLLIGLLVIAGSFASIRLLGEGVIEEVLDPVFEAWLLPLNMRVSSLLGGEGALHDIVVGRLIDGTIDFEQSLGLLSTGLYVPLAMVLPYVAAFYLVLGLLEDFGYLPRLAVIFDALLHRMGLHGFAIVPSLLGLGCNVPGILATRVLDSERERFIAATLISVAIPCAGLQAMIIGTVGDLGMEWVLMVYATLIASWLIIGRALHSFLPGFSPELIVEIPPYRIPSFKSLGMKLWMRVRGFLIEAVPLVLVGILAIGLLEATGVTALLSRLLAPVFNGLLGLPPEASAPILLGILRKDVAMGLLGALGLTPEQLVVATVTLSMTFPCVATFIVLWRELGGRKLWASMGIMFASALAAGTVVR; encoded by the coding sequence ATGGATGAAGCGGCGTCCGATACCAAGAGGCTGCTGCTCGTCGGCAACCCCAACGTGGGCAAGAGCGCCCTGTTCACGCGAATCACCGGGGTGCACGCCGTCTCGTCCAACTACCCCGGGACTACCGTGGGTTTTCTGGAGGGATGGTACCGCCGCGGAGACGAGGTCTGGCGAGTGATAGACGTGCCGGGTTCGTACACCCTCTCGCCGACGAACGAGGCGGAGGAGGTCGCGCAGCGCATGGTCGACGAGGGGGCCGACGCGGTGATACTGGTGCTGGACGCCACTGCTCTTGAGCGCAACCTCTTCCTCGCATTCCAGACGATGGAGCGCCGCCTGCCGGTCGTGGTAGCCCTGAACATGGTAGACGAGGCGCGTCACAAGGGGATTGAGATAGACGTGGAGGAGCTCGAGATGCTCCTCGGGGTCCCGGTGCAACCCACTGTCGCAGTGACAGGAGAGGGGATAAGCCAGCTGTTGGACAGGCTTCCCGAGGCGAGCCCCGGCGGCTTGGCCGTCGAAGGCTCGGGCGAGCGGGTCGTGCCCGGCAAGGACGACCGATGGAACGCAATAGGCGAGATAATCGAGAGGGTTCAGAGGGTCAGCCACAGGCATCACACCCTGTTGGACAGGCTGGAGGACGCGTCGGTCGACTCCTTCTGGGGGCTGCTGATCGGCTTGCTCGTGATAGCGGGCAGCTTCGCCTCCATTCGCCTGCTGGGGGAGGGGGTCATCGAGGAGGTGCTCGATCCTGTCTTCGAGGCGTGGCTGCTGCCTCTGAACATGAGGGTCTCTTCCCTGCTCGGAGGGGAGGGGGCGCTGCACGACATCGTCGTTGGCCGCCTGATCGACGGGACGATAGACTTCGAGCAGAGCCTCGGGCTGCTGTCTACCGGGCTGTACGTGCCGCTCGCGATGGTTCTGCCCTACGTCGCGGCCTTCTACCTGGTGCTCGGCCTGCTTGAGGACTTCGGCTACCTGCCGCGCCTCGCCGTGATATTCGACGCGCTGCTCCACCGCATGGGGCTGCACGGCTTCGCAATCGTGCCTTCGCTGCTCGGCCTCGGCTGCAACGTGCCCGGCATTCTCGCCACCAGGGTGCTGGACTCGGAAAGGGAGAGGTTCATCGCGGCCACCCTGATCTCCGTGGCCATCCCCTGTGCGGGTCTGCAGGCGATGATAATCGGCACGGTGGGCGACCTCGGGATGGAATGGGTGCTGATGGTGTACGCCACCCTGATCGCCTCATGGCTTATCATAGGACGAGCCCTTCACTCGTTCCTGCCCGGATTCAGCCCGGAGCTGATAGTCGAGATTCCCCCCTACCGCATACCTTCGTTCAAGTCCCTGGGGATGAAGCTATGGATGAGAGTGAGAGGCTTCCTGATAGAGGCCGTCCCTCTTGTCCTCGTCGGAATCCTGGCGATCGGGCTGCTGGAGGCGACCGGGGTGACCGCCCTTCTGTCGCGGCTGCTCGCGCCGGTGTTCAACGGCCTGCTGGGGCTTCCCCCCGAGGCGTCGGCCCCGATACTGCTCGGCATACTGAGAAAGGACGTTGCGATGGGCCTGCTGGGCGCGCTCGGGCTCACCCCTGAGCAACTGGTCGTCGCAACCGTGACCCTCTCCATGACCTTTCCGTGCGTGGCGACCTTCATAGTGCTTTGGAGGGAGCTCGGGGGCCGCAAACTGTGGGCGTCGATGGGGATAATGTTCGCATCCGCCCTGGCGGCGGGGACGGTAGTCAGG
- the rlmN gene encoding 23S rRNA (adenine(2503)-C(2))-methyltransferase RlmN — translation MSETVNALDLSYEEWVEACVSRWGLPKYRADQLCQWIYGKKVFNVHEMTNLSKELRERLAYELLVLPPITVREDESKDGTRKFLFQLYDGEQVEAVMIPQGSHTTACISSQAGCPLSCSFCATGRSGFSRDLTTGEIVGQFLAMEKRLGRNIENVVYMGMGEPLLNTAAVFKSIENLHSPKMRNLGARHITISTCGIVPGILELADFYIPVRLSVSLHAPNDSLRSKIMPVNRKYSVGALVDAMRTYWQRTGERITVEYVMLQKVNDEPDHAYETAALLSGLSVYVNLIPYNPVPPSHPGDPVYARSSAGRVKEFSAILTKLGIENEIRRERGKDIDAACGQLRARNRAKRGGEAR, via the coding sequence ATGAGTGAAACGGTGAACGCCCTCGACCTCTCCTACGAGGAGTGGGTCGAGGCCTGCGTCAGCAGATGGGGACTGCCCAAGTACAGGGCCGACCAGCTCTGCCAGTGGATCTACGGAAAGAAAGTATTCAACGTGCACGAGATGACAAACCTGTCGAAGGAGCTCCGGGAGAGGCTTGCCTACGAGCTCCTCGTCCTGCCGCCCATAACGGTGCGCGAGGACGAGTCGAAGGACGGAACCAGGAAGTTCCTCTTTCAGCTCTACGACGGCGAGCAGGTCGAGGCGGTGATGATACCCCAGGGCTCGCACACCACGGCATGCATCTCCAGCCAGGCGGGCTGCCCTCTCTCCTGCTCATTCTGCGCCACCGGAAGGTCAGGCTTCTCGCGTGACCTGACGACGGGCGAGATAGTCGGCCAGTTTCTGGCAATGGAGAAACGACTCGGCAGGAACATCGAGAACGTCGTCTACATGGGCATGGGGGAGCCTCTGCTGAACACGGCCGCCGTCTTCAAGTCCATTGAGAACCTGCACTCGCCGAAGATGCGCAACCTCGGGGCCAGGCACATCACCATATCGACATGCGGGATAGTCCCGGGAATACTGGAGCTCGCCGACTTCTACATACCGGTGCGGCTTTCCGTCTCCCTTCACGCGCCGAACGATTCGCTGCGCAGCAAGATCATGCCGGTGAACCGCAAGTACTCCGTAGGAGCGCTCGTGGACGCGATGAGGACGTACTGGCAGAGGACCGGGGAGCGAATTACGGTCGAGTACGTGATGCTTCAGAAGGTCAACGACGAGCCGGACCACGCCTACGAGACCGCCGCCCTGCTGTCGGGGCTGTCCGTCTACGTCAACCTTATCCCGTACAACCCGGTGCCGCCCTCCCACCCGGGCGATCCTGTCTATGCCAGGTCGTCCGCGGGGCGGGTGAAGGAGTTCTCGGCCATACTGACAAAGCTGGGCATCGAGAACGAGATCCGCCGGGAGAGGGGCAAGGATATCGACGCGGCCTGCGGCCAGCTCCGCGCAAGAAACAGGGCCAAGAGAGGCGGCGAGGCGAGATGA
- a CDS encoding ferrous iron transport protein A produces the protein MRILHHLSRTAGRPRPFEHSGAVSLRDLPNGASGRIVSISSPKSIGGMTGACCAQRLEALGLRVGKVVEKISGMPFHGPVTLILDGRQIAVGWNISSNVFVLPVPERESSNG, from the coding sequence ATGAGGATACTTCACCACCTGTCCCGCACCGCGGGCCGCCCTCGTCCATTCGAGCATTCCGGCGCCGTGTCTCTGCGCGACCTTCCGAACGGAGCGTCGGGGCGCATCGTCAGCATCTCCTCGCCGAAGAGCATAGGAGGCATGACCGGCGCTTGTTGCGCCCAGAGGCTGGAGGCACTCGGCCTGAGAGTCGGCAAGGTCGTGGAGAAGATCTCCGGGATGCCCTTTCACGGCCCGGTGACCCTGATATTGGACGGCAGGCAGATCGCGGTCGGCTGGAACATCTCGTCCAACGTCTTCGTGCTCCCGGTTCCGGAGAGGGAGTCATCCAATGGATGA
- a CDS encoding diguanylate cyclase, with amino-acid sequence MAASPGSVRDILRRYRKLFAAALVVFLAFVGLAELLRVSQATERTIANALEMQSVALERWFSINLDFIRSIANLPSVRAEDQERMLSDFSRIAGVNSSFLNIAYLDTSGQPLVQSNLGALASREIDLSDRDYFKEGQEGRAFITDVFYGRLSEMPVVVFSAPLMIDREFRGVVAGSISFDTIIRTILSTRFGETGRFHLLNSKGESIEIITDSGSEGKPHSPERLSGASSLLCTDCDGSNYFAKGKKLDKTSFYLIAQVDYQEFLAPIKANLLYMLVVGLALFFIQLITTRRLFSLVERSLKLLLRGVRTMEEGRFETLDTRKLEESPSEFRMLGMAFNSMAIRVKENTRDLRDKSYLDSLTGLHNRAYFIEVMEALDAKRSNTVTIVVCDIDGLKLINDSLGHRTGDELLIAAAQVLANAARRESDHVSRIGGDEFTFLLPDSAPDTGEKVIKRIKDGIANYKKQEGALPLSIACGSACNHQDGRSIETLQREADRRMYAEKEANRESSRAEIQAFLASGARSLQDNPDQARYDGGEDGDR; translated from the coding sequence ATGGCCGCAAGCCCTGGGAGTGTCAGAGATATTTTAAGACGATACCGAAAGCTTTTCGCAGCGGCCTTGGTCGTCTTTTTGGCATTTGTCGGCCTTGCGGAGCTCCTGCGGGTGTCGCAGGCGACGGAGCGGACAATAGCCAACGCCCTGGAGATGCAGTCCGTTGCCCTTGAGCGCTGGTTTTCGATAAATCTGGACTTCATCCGCTCGATAGCGAACCTGCCGTCGGTGCGGGCCGAGGACCAGGAGAGAATGCTCTCGGACTTCAGTCGCATAGCCGGAGTCAACTCCAGCTTTCTCAATATTGCATACTTGGACACCTCCGGACAACCCTTGGTACAGAGCAATCTTGGCGCTCTGGCCTCCCGGGAGATAGATCTGTCGGACCGGGACTACTTTAAGGAGGGGCAAGAGGGAAGGGCCTTTATAACCGACGTCTTCTACGGAAGGCTCTCCGAGATGCCGGTCGTCGTCTTCTCAGCGCCGCTGATGATCGACAGGGAGTTCAGGGGAGTGGTCGCGGGCTCGATATCCTTCGACACGATAATCAGAACCATCCTCTCGACCAGGTTCGGAGAGACCGGGCGCTTCCACCTGCTGAACTCCAAGGGCGAGTCAATCGAAATAATCACGGACAGCGGCTCCGAGGGGAAGCCTCACAGCCCCGAGCGCCTGTCAGGCGCTTCTTCCCTTCTTTGCACGGACTGCGATGGCTCGAACTACTTCGCCAAGGGAAAGAAATTGGATAAAACCTCTTTTTATCTGATCGCCCAGGTGGACTACCAGGAATTCCTAGCACCGATCAAGGCCAACCTGCTCTACATGCTTGTCGTAGGACTTGCCCTATTCTTTATTCAGTTGATCACAACCCGAAGGCTGTTCAGCCTGGTGGAGCGATCTCTCAAGCTCCTCCTCCGCGGCGTGAGAACCATGGAGGAGGGGAGGTTCGAGACCCTCGACACCCGGAAGCTGGAGGAATCGCCCAGCGAGTTCCGGATGCTCGGAATGGCGTTCAACTCCATGGCGATCAGGGTAAAGGAGAACACCAGGGATCTTCGCGACAAATCCTACCTGGACAGCCTCACAGGGCTTCACAACAGGGCCTACTTCATAGAGGTGATGGAGGCGCTCGACGCCAAGCGTTCGAACACCGTCACCATCGTAGTGTGCGACATAGACGGGCTGAAGCTGATAAACGACTCCCTTGGCCACAGGACGGGCGACGAGCTCCTGATAGCCGCCGCCCAGGTGCTCGCCAACGCCGCAAGGCGCGAGTCTGACCACGTCTCGCGAATCGGCGGGGACGAGTTCACCTTCCTGCTGCCCGACTCCGCCCCCGACACGGGAGAGAAGGTGATAAAGAGGATCAAGGACGGAATAGCCAACTACAAAAAACAGGAGGGGGCCCTGCCGCTCAGTATCGCGTGCGGATCCGCGTGCAACCATCAGGACGGGAGAAGCATCGAGACGCTGCAGAGGGAGGCGGACAGGAGGATGTACGCCGAAAAAGAGGCGAACAGGGAGAGCTCGAGGGCCGAGATACAGGCCTTCCTGGCCTCGGGAGCACGCTCGCTGCAAGATAATCCGGACCAGGCCCGGTACGACGGTGGCGAAGACGGCGATCGATAG